In Nilaparvata lugens isolate BPH chromosome 5, ASM1435652v1, whole genome shotgun sequence, the following proteins share a genomic window:
- the LOC120351516 gene encoding uncharacterized protein LOC120351516 — MKSSRLLISRIRLWKNISGSPSSRLDSWKRHTNQEIGGCGWRLTGDIGWRLGGGTLCSFGGAWGDLRRRRYRVGRPHSLIRTLIGINCIDDVINLRRRQLG; from the exons atgaagtcctccaggctgttgatatctcgcatccggctctggaaaaacatcagcggctcgccaagtagtagactggacagttggaagcgccatactaaccaagag ATTGGTGGTTGCGGATGGCGGTTGACTGGCGATATCGGATGGCGATTGGGTGGCGGCACTCTCTGTTCCTTCGGCGGCGCTTGGGGCGATCTGCGAAGACGCCggtaccgggttggacgccctcactccctcatccggactctcatcggaattaattgcatcgacgacgttatcaatcttcgtagaagacaattgggctaA